One genomic segment of Oncorhynchus nerka isolate Pitt River linkage group LG16, Oner_Uvic_2.0, whole genome shotgun sequence includes these proteins:
- the LOC115144279 gene encoding uncharacterized protein LOC115144279 — MYANYSPGKEVKCRMMNSNDSGLERGYGNDYQITKRTYFQQPDSYTDSVSTERSPHVRNRKWNGGSKTFQKGPYSRMNGSRSASLEDTIQRGKERNTSALHDTSCRTTQGDTSTAHKIPSCLLKMIVIDLQPLSIVEDKGICAVMRAIEPTPEISRVTSKDLRLQLLQMYKETKEMVKKELASSDDISLTSELWVSRAEVSFVTVTCHYLGKDWHLKSHVLETANLPDEHTPKNIVDQLLKTAKAWGIKDKIHTVVMEGGTTMKDEVSKAGWTHISCLAYTLDLVFKDVLEKYPGLKTLLKKSQNVVRFFHCDIKAEQKLKEYQLKLKLPESVLIQSVGNGWLSSLSMLERFVEQHQAIAAVLLQRLEYNLWLADEDIKTINDVIAALQPFKKATKEMPRARYESISFIIPLMSRCQRDIEKLAQNGNEVAFGLAKMCEWHFCNVKLNRWLTVSTVLDPRFKKLLLSDDNKVQLSRRQILKAMDDISTSAVSAPVGSGKQSHFDCDFMRYVKERPITMFQSPLKWWRVDKYLVDLKRIAHKYLGVVCTAIPLERVFAKEESNVFCNRRSCLETENVNMVLFLNSNCSTTM; from the exons ATGTATGCTAATTATAGTCCAGGCAAAGAAGTTAAATGTAGGATGATGAACTCGAACGATTCAGGATTGGAACGAGGATATGGAAACGACTACCAGATCACAAAGCGTACATACTTCCAACAGCCAGATTCCTATACTGACTCAGTGAGCACAGAGAGAAGCCCACATGTGAGAAACAG GAAGTGGAATGGGGGTTCCAAGACGTTCCAGAAAGGACCTTATTCTC GGATGAATGGTTCCAGGAGTGCTTCATTAGAAGACACCATACAAAGAGGAAAAGAAAGGAATACATCTGCTCTGCATGACACAAGTTGCAGAACTACACAAG GTGACACTTCAACAGCACACAAAATCCCAAGCTGTTTGTTAAAGATGATTGTGATTGACCTACAACCATTGTCCATTGTTGAAGACAAAGGTATCTGCGCTGTTATGAGGGCCATTGAGCCCACACCGGAAATTTCACGAGTGACATCCAAAGACCTACGCTTACAACTTCTTCAAATGTATAAAGAGACTAAAGAGATGGTGAAAAAAGAATTGGCTTCATCAGATGACATTTCGTTGACATCAGAATTGTGGGTTTCAAGAGCTGAAGTATCTTTTGTGACGGTGACCTGTCACTATCTAGGCAAAGACTGGCATCTGAAGTCCCATGTGTTGGAAACAGCCAATTTACCTGATGAACATACTCCAAAAAACATAGTGGACCAGTTGCTGAAGACCGCAAAAGCATGGGGCATTAAAGACAAAATCCATACCGTTGTCATGGAAGGAGGAACAACCATGAAGGACGAAGTCTCAAAAGCTGGATGGACACACATCTCTTGTCTTGCTTATACTTTGGACTTGGTGTTCAAGGACGTCCTAGAAAAATATCCTGGACTTAAAACTCTGCTGAAAAAGTCCCAGAATGTTGTGAGGTTCTTCCACTGTGACATCAAGGCAGAACAAAAACTCAAGGAGTACCAACTGAAGCTAAAGTTGCCTGAAAGTGTACTGATCCAGTCTGTTGGTAACGGTTGGCTCTCTTCACTCAGCATGCTGGAGCGATTTGTAGAACAGCACCAGGCCATTGCAGCTGTGCTCCTTCAGAGGCTTGAGTACAACCTATGGCTTGCAGACGAAGACATAAAGACAATCAACGATGTCATAGCCGCACTTCAGCCTTTCAAAAAGGCAACAAAAGAAATGCCAAGAGCGAGATATGAATCCATATCATTTATCATTCCACTTATGAGCAGATGTCAGAGAGACATCGAAAAGTTGGCACAAAACGGTAACGAGGTAGCATTCGGTCTGGCCAAAATGTGTGAATGGCATTTTTGCAATGTCAAGCTCAACCGCTGGCTTACAGTTAGCACAGTCCTGGACCCAAGATTCAAGAAGCTCCTACTCTCTGATGACAACAAAGTCCAGTTATCCAGAAGACAAATCCTCAAAGCAATGGATGACATCAGCACAAGTGCAGTGTCTGCTCCAGTTGGTTCTGGCAAACAATCACACTTTGATTGTGACTTTATGAGGTATGTCAAAGAGAGACCCATCACAATGTTTCAGAGCCCCCTGAAATGGTGGAGGGTCGACAAATACTTAGTGGATCTAAAAAGGATTGCACATAAATACCTTGGCGTTGTTTGCACAGCAATACCACTGGAGAGAGTTTTCGCCAAAGAAGAGAGCAATGTCTTCTGTAACAGGCGAAGCTGCTTAGAAACGGAAAATGTCAATATGGTACTATTTCTAAACAGCAACTGTTCTACAACAATGTAG